The Aureitalea marina genome includes a window with the following:
- the rplR gene encoding 50S ribosomal protein L18, whose protein sequence is MALSKEQRRQRIHYRIRKTVAGSAERPRLAVFRSNKEIYAQLIDDVRGVTITAASSRDKDIDASKVNKTEAAKLVGKSIAEKAIKAGVDSVAFDRGGYLYHGRVKSLAEGAREGGLKF, encoded by the coding sequence ATGGCATTATCTAAAGAACAGAGAAGACAGCGCATCCACTACCGGATCCGTAAAACCGTTGCCGGTTCTGCCGAACGTCCTCGTTTGGCTGTGTTCCGATCGAACAAGGAAATCTATGCGCAACTGATCGACGACGTACGTGGTGTGACCATTACCGCTGCTTCTTCGAGAGATAAGGACATCGACGCGTCTAAAGTAAATAAGACTGAAGCGGCCAAATTGGTTGGTAAGTCCATTGCTGAAAAGGCGATCAAAGCCGGTGTAGACAGTGTTGCATTTGACCGTGGAGGTTATCTGTATCACGGAAGAGTAAAATCATTAGCAGAAGGTGCGCGTGAAGGCGGACTTAAATTCTAG
- the rpsE gene encoding 30S ribosomal protein S5, producing the protein MYQDYKNVETVKPGGLELKDRLVGVQRVTKVTKGGRAFGFSAIVVVGDENGVVGQGLGKSKDVASAIAKAIEDAKKNLVRIPLNKATLPHEQKGKYGGARVTLLPAAPGTGVIAGGAVRAVLEAVGVHDVLSKSQGSSNPHNVVKATFDALLQLRSAEMVAKQRGISLEKLYKG; encoded by the coding sequence ATGTATCAGGATTATAAAAACGTAGAAACAGTCAAACCCGGAGGTCTGGAATTAAAGGATCGCCTGGTTGGTGTACAACGGGTTACCAAGGTGACCAAAGGGGGTCGTGCCTTCGGATTTTCTGCTATTGTTGTTGTTGGTGACGAAAACGGTGTTGTTGGACAAGGACTAGGGAAGTCGAAAGATGTTGCCAGTGCCATTGCCAAGGCCATCGAAGATGCCAAGAAGAACCTGGTGCGTATCCCATTGAACAAAGCCACTTTGCCACACGAGCAAAAAGGTAAGTACGGTGGAGCCCGCGTAACATTACTTCCAGCTGCTCCCGGTACGGGGGTTATTGCCGGAGGTGCTGTACGTGCGGTACTGGAAGCAGTAGGAGTTCACGATGTATTATCTAAGTCTCAAGGGTCGTCCAACCCACACAATGTAGTAAAGGCAACTTTCGATGCCTTGTTGCAATTGCGTTCTGCCGAAATGGTGGCCAAGCAGCGTGGAATCTCCCTGGAGAAATTGTACAAAGGATAA
- the rpsH gene encoding 30S ribosomal protein S8, producing the protein MTTDPIADFLTRIRNAAQAGHRVVEIPASNLKKEITKILFDQGYVLSYKFNDEDGPQGTIKIALKYDRMTKEPVIRRIQRVSKPGLRKYSASNEMPRVLNGLGIAIVSTSAGVMTGKQATAQKVGGEVLCYVY; encoded by the coding sequence ATGACTACTGATCCAATTGCAGATTTTCTAACCAGAATCCGAAATGCAGCACAGGCGGGACACCGTGTAGTGGAGATCCCTGCCTCAAACCTGAAAAAGGAGATTACCAAGATCCTATTTGATCAAGGGTATGTCCTGAGTTATAAATTCAATGATGAAGATGGACCTCAAGGGACTATCAAAATCGCATTGAAGTACGACCGAATGACCAAAGAACCGGTTATTCGTAGAATTCAAAGAGTAAGTAAACCTGGTTTACGTAAATACTCTGCCTCCAACGAGATGCCTCGTGTCCTGAACGGACTGGGAATTGCCATCGTGTCCACTTCGGCCGGTGTAATGACCGGTAAGCAGGCCACAGCTCAAAAGGTTGGTGGAGAAGTATTGTGTTACGTTTACTAA
- the rplF gene encoding 50S ribosomal protein L6, with protein sequence MSRIGKSPVAIPEGVTVEINDNVITVKGKQGELTQQFDAVSVKVEEGNVIVERPSDAKDHRAKHGLYRALISNMIEGVSKGWTKELELVGVGYRASNQGQKLDLAVGFSHNIVLDIAPEVKVETVSEKGKNPIVKLTSHDKQLVGQVAAKIRSFRKPEPYKGKGIKFVGEQIRRKAGKTA encoded by the coding sequence ATGTCCAGAATAGGTAAAAGCCCAGTAGCGATTCCAGAGGGGGTTACTGTTGAGATCAACGACAACGTGATCACCGTAAAAGGAAAGCAAGGCGAGTTAACGCAGCAGTTTGATGCGGTTAGCGTAAAAGTAGAGGAAGGCAACGTAATCGTTGAGCGTCCTTCTGATGCCAAGGACCACCGCGCCAAGCACGGATTGTACCGTGCATTGATCAGCAACATGATCGAAGGTGTGTCCAAAGGTTGGACCAAGGAACTGGAATTGGTTGGGGTAGGTTATCGTGCCTCTAACCAAGGACAGAAATTGGATCTGGCCGTCGGTTTCTCTCACAACATTGTGTTGGATATCGCCCCAGAGGTGAAAGTAGAGACCGTCAGTGAAAAAGGTAAAAACCCTATTGTTAAACTAACTTCTCACGACAAGCAATTGGTAGGTCAAGTTGCTGCCAAGATCCGTAGCTTCCGTAAGCCAGAGCCTTACAAAGGAAAAGGAATCAAGTTTGTAGGAGAACAAATTAGAAGAAAAGCAGGTAAAACTGCTTAA